TATCATTATGTCTGGTCCCTGAGCTCAAATGCGATCTGACCTGATCTATTCTTGCGGACCCTGACTCGGCTCAGGGAAGGGTGAGAGGGTCAACAGTTATCATAtccttttctattttttttttttttaaatacaattgaTGCTTGGTGTTAAGCTCTCCTGTTAAGTTCCACTTTGTCAACAAATTCATGAATTTATCAAACTCATATAAGGTAACAGTTAGGTATAAAACAACTATCACCCCCACTTAATTCATAATATCAACATTTACCTTTATTGCCGTAGCATAAACACTAGTAGTGTTTGACTTATTTTAAACCGTTGTAAAACTTATTACGagcattttactatttaatggATCGATCTGGTATGAATATAGTTTAATCTCAGTAATGAATTTGGATATATttatagttataaaaaaaaaacattatagtCTAAACTGTAACAATGATTATAGGTGactagtattcggttcaaatcagaaaaattgaccgaatcgaattaattcagAAATTCGATTCGGTTgtttattcatttcggttcgatttttagttttaaaattttttattatttcggttctgttcaattttaatcagaaaaaaattaaaaatcaaatcgaaccgattagtaatgataatatattattttttataatataaagtgattaaatcataattaaagttaaaatattttaattaaattttagaatattaaaaataaaatataaaaaaattaaaaaaatctattaaaaaattcaatcgatcaaattgaatagaattaaactgaatcaaatcagtttgattcaattcaatttttaaaaatactataatttttatttttattttatttaattcgatcCGATTTTAAACTGACGTAATACTCAACTTAAAAATGATGTATCACTTTAAGAGTATGGACCACTCCCTCTCCTCTTCTCTATGAGTTTGGAATGTCAAACAAGATTTTAACCCTAGCAGCAGAGAAGTGTAGGGGTAGGATATGTGAAATATCCACCTTCCAAGTCGATCTCAATGAGTCTGCCAGGCCCCCCCTCCCTACCATTAAATGTCATCTCTCAGCCTCTGAAACTTCGGCATATGACACATACAAacactttaaaatttattattaccaCCATGTTAGAACAGAAAGACATCATCTCGCCTTGTCCATTTGTTACAAAACCCATTTTCTATATTATGTTGTGATCTTCTGCTGCCTCATTTCTATTTGGTAATCCTACTGTCCACTTCTTTGCACAACCCCACTACTTCCTTGTTGACATCAACCATTGTCTGCATGGATTATGTTCAAAGAAACTAGCTATGAAACTTCACATGTTGTAGTAATCATGCTTTCTGATGTAGAACCacacaaataaaagaaattttattactctcaatattattttatttctcaatTATCTAGTAACATAATTTTAATGTTAGAACCATTTCATAAAATTTCTATGTGAAGAACTAACCACTGCCTAATTGGGAGTTGACCGAATGAGGAATTCAAATCTATATATTTAAGTTTAGtggataaaatttatatttatataaaagttaTTGCCGACCAGAGTTTAAAGATGATTTcaaggaataaaaaaaaaacaaagtatTAGCAAAAGGTATAAAAACAATAAAGaaaagggagatttacaatttagtctttagttattatcattattaacaatAAGTCggtctttatatttttagaacctattaaaacgtccttattttttattttcgtcAATGATCCTTCCGTCCTCTTTTCTGTTAAAACTAGATAAaagatgaaagaaaaaatttttaaaatccaattttaccctcaaataaaatcatttatttaattcttgGATATTGCTATTGTTAACAAGATAGTCtctatatattaaaacgttcttgtGGTTTCTTTTCGTCGACGAAATAAGCTTTCCTCCTTCTcttcaaaaagaagaaaaaaaggaggagaagaaggaggaggaagaatcaatgaagaagaaggaggagggaAAGAACGGGGTAATTtgatcttttactatatttttaacggcagaaatagacggaatgattattttattgacgaagagaaaagataaggatgttttaatatgtttctgaaaatatagagactgacttgttaataataaaaatatcgaAAGACTAAATTATAATCTGTGTAAAAAACATGATGTCCAAAGTTGGACAtcatttcctctgatcttcaaAGATTACAACCAAAGTCATTTACTAATAGAGGATTAAATTGATTGCACCAATCCCACTAAGAAATATCACCCACTACAGCATTATCATTCCAGAAGACATCTTCCACTattatatgattaatttttctaatccATCTTAAATGAGGCCAACTCTACATTCAAGACTCCAGCAGCACATCAACAGGCCGTTGGCCGTTGGCCACTCTGCAGTTGGTTCTGATCTCTCCAGGCCTCCCAGACTGCAAGTCCCCCATCTTTATCATTCCCTCAACAAAAGCCTTGAAAAAAGCTTTTTGGTCCTTGGAAAACAGTCTCACATATTGTCTTGTTTCAGGAAATGTGAAAAGTGTTTGATCAGAATTAAGAAACCCTCTTCCTGCAACCAAATCCTGGAAATACACATTATCAAACACAGTTGTTGTTGCATCAAGGTCTCCTGTCACATTTCCATCTCCACCAAGTGGACACAGTGTGTTTAGTTTTTGTCTGTAGCTTGGCTCAATGGTTGGATCTGGCTTGCCTGTTCCAGATTGATTATAAAGCCTAAACACTATAGAAAAACACCTAGCTTTGCCAATGGAATGTGACCCTGAAAGGGCTACAAGATCTTTGATAGAGAGATTGAATCTTGCAAAGAGGTCTATGAGAAGGCTTGCATTGGCTCTTGGACTTGGCATGATATTGTTTGAGTCTTCTTGGCTTGCTGTCAAGCTATCTCGTCTCCCTAACTTCACCTCCCAATCAGGTCCTCCACTCTGGTAACCAAGAGAACAAAAATAATCAAAACCAACTACTGTTAAAATGCGGGCTTCATCAAGCTATTTTGGTGTAAAAGCTAAAGCAAGCAAAGATcaaaattagaaagaaaaaattacCAGGGCAACAGCATCTCTAGAAGCCATGATAATTATATCTGCACAAGAAACAGTTTCTGGACAGACCTCCTCTAGCTCTTGCTTGATTTCATCGACAACTTCATAAGACCTTAGAGAATTTAC
This genomic interval from Manihot esculenta cultivar AM560-2 chromosome 12, M.esculenta_v8, whole genome shotgun sequence contains the following:
- the LOC110627991 gene encoding peroxidase 17, whose product is MSPLFTAFLLLVAVASAAPLRPRFYSETCPEAEVIVRNVMKKTMIREPRSVASVMRFQFHDCFVNGCDASMLLDDTATMPGEKQALSNVNSLRSYEVVDEIKQELEEVCPETVSCADIIIMASRDAVALSGGPDWEVKLGRRDSLTASQEDSNNIMPSPRANASLLIDLFARFNLSIKDLVALSGSHSIGKARCFSIVFRLYNQSGTGKPDPTIEPSYRQKLNTLCPLGGDGNVTGDLDATTTVFDNVYFQDLVAGRGFLNSDQTLFTFPETRQYVRLFSKDQKAFFKAFVEGMIKMGDLQSGRPGEIRTNCRVANGQRPVDVLLES